A segment of the Cohnella algarum genome:
AAGAGAAACGCCTAAGGGGGACAATTAATGAATATCGGCAGCCGTATTGCATTCCTTAGGGAGAAACAAGGCTGGACCCAGGAGGAGCTCTCGTCTTCCCTCGGAATATCGCGCGCAGCCCTTTCCCACTATGAGAAAAACAGAAGAGAGCCCGATACGGAGACGCTGACGAAAATCGCGGACATTTTCAAAGTTTCTCTGGATTACCTGGTAGGACGTACCCAAAATCCGAATTCGACGTTGGAGACGGACGTTCGGCAGTTCGTTGAAGATCTTGAGCTCTCCGATCAGGAACTGCTCGAACGCTTCTCCCTTACGATTGACGGCCGCAAGCTTTCGCCGGAGGAGGCCAGGCGATTCATCGCCTTCGTCAGAGCGGAACGTCAATTAAACCAATAAACGAACTTTCGGATACAAAAATCTCTAAGGCGACGGATCGTTTCGGATCCTTTCATCCGTCCTTGGAGTTTTTTT
Coding sequences within it:
- a CDS encoding helix-turn-helix domain-containing protein codes for the protein MNIGSRIAFLREKQGWTQEELSSSLGISRAALSHYEKNRREPDTETLTKIADIFKVSLDYLVGRTQNPNSTLETDVRQFVEDLELSDQELLERFSLTIDGRKLSPEEARRFIAFVRAERQLNQ